A genomic region of Cannabis sativa cultivar Pink pepper isolate KNU-18-1 chromosome 1, ASM2916894v1, whole genome shotgun sequence contains the following coding sequences:
- the LOC115707873 gene encoding protein FAR1-RELATED SEQUENCE 8, with protein sequence MTGDTAFSPNDPSLSSNANLHITIDEGSQNSENLLEEEGNDLENDCEQLFEIDGDDHENGMDVKNDHYFDIESNGHEDDGDDTNEHLFDIDGNGHENNVDEQLFDIEGSGHEDNKDDASLVDDGSGTSQRKVYPPPVVGMEFESYDDAYNFYNCYAKDIGFAIRVKSSWTKRNSKEKRGAVLCCNCEGFKTVKDANSRRKETRTGCLAMIRLRLVESNRWRVDEVKLEHNHLFDPERAQNSKSHKRIDSGAKRKVEPTLDVEVRTIKLYRAPAIDTVSYGSSNSNKGEINSQCDRSRSLNLKLRNGDVLLIQNFFCRAQLVDPNFFYVMDFNDEGLLRNVFWIDSRSRAAYAHFNDVVSFDTTCLSFNYEIPLIAFVGVNHHGQNILLGCGLLADETLETYIWLFRAWLTCLSGRPPQTIITNQSKAMQSAIAEVFPRAHHRLCLANVVQSILESLGALQDYEAFQMFFIRIVYDSLKVEEFELAWEDMIQRFGLRDQEWLRIFYDDRERWVPVYSKDIFFAGLSYFQKDESVSSIFDGYVHDKTSLKDFFDIYDIFLEKKRQKEALDDFESRDLSPILKTRCYYELQLSQLYTKEVFRKFQDEVVMMSSCFNITQILTNGTIATYTVKESEGGEIMRDVRNFEVVYDKTGAEIRCICSCFNFKGFLCRHALCVLNYNGVEEIPFQYLLPRWRKDFKRLYVPDFGSNNVDITNPVQWFDHLYKRAMQVVEEGMNSQDHYMVAWQAFKESLNKVRLVADKHV encoded by the exons ATGACCGGCGACACCGCCTTTTCGCCGAACGATCCCTCACTCTCATCCAACGCTAATCTTCATATCACA ATTGATGAAGGTTCCCAGAATAGTGAGAATCTCCTTGAGGAGGAAGGAAATGACCTTGAGAATGATTGTGAGCAGTTATTTGAGATTGATGGTGATGACCATGAAAATGGAATGGATGTTAAAAACGACCATTATTTTGACATTGAAAGTAATGGCCATGAAGACGATGGAGATGATACAAATGAACACTTGTTTGACATTGATGGAAATGGCCATGAAAATAATGTAGATGAACAACTATTCGACATTGAAGGCAGCGGACATGAAGACAATAAGGATGATGCTAGCTTAGTTGATGACGGAAGTGGTACATCTCAAAGGAAGGTTTACCCCCCACCTGTTGTAGGAATGGAGTTTGAATCTTATGATGATGCTTACAACTTTTATAACTGCTATGCTAAGGATATTGGATTTGCTATACGAGTTAAGTCGTCATGGACAAAACGTAACAGTAAAGAGAAGCGGGGTGCAGTACTCTGTTGCAACTGTGAGGGTTTCAAAACAGTTAAAGATGCTAACAGTCGTAGGAAAGAAACAAGAACAGGCTGTCTAGCTATGATAAGATTGAGATTAGTGGAATCTAACAGATGGAGGGTGGATGAAGTTAAGCTTGAGCACAACCATTTGTTTGATCCTGAAAGAGCTCAAAACTCCAAGTCACATAAGAGGATTGATTCTGGAGCAAAAAGGAAGGTGGAGCCAACACTTGATGTTGAAGTACGAACTATCAAGTTATACCGTGCACCTGCCATTGATACAGTTAGCTATGGTAGCTCGAACTCAAATAAAGGAGAAATTAACAGCCAATGTGATCGGTCTAGGTCCTTGAACTTGAAGCTTAGAAATGGAGATGTTCTACTCATTCAGAATTTCTTTTGTCGAGCTCAGCTAGTTGATCCAAACTTTTTCTATGTTATGGATTTCAATGACGAAGGGCTTTTAAGGAATGTATTTTGGATTGATTCCAGGTCTAGGGCTGCTTATGCTCACTTTAATGATGTAGTTTCATTTGACACAACATGCTTGTCATTTAACTATGAAATTCCACTCATTGCGTTTGTTGGTGTGAATCACCATGGGCAGAACATTCTGCTGGGTTGTGGTTTGCTTGCAGATGAGACATTGGAGACATACATATGGTTATTTAGAGCTTGGCTTACATGCTTGTCTGGTCGCCCTCCTCAGACTATCATAACAAATCAGTCCAAGGCCATGCAATCTGCAATTGCAGAGGTGTTTCCTAGGGCTCACCATCGGTTATGTTTGGCAAATGTAGTGCAAAGTATTCTTGAGAGCTTGGGAGCATTGCAAGATTATGAGGCATTTCAGATGTTTTTTATTAGGATTGTCTACGATTCTCTAAAAGTAGAGGAATTTGAATTGGCTTGGGAAGATATGATCCAGCGTTTTGGACTTAGGGATCAAGAGTGGCTTCGGATTTTCTATGATGATCGAGAGCGATGGGTTCCTGTTTACTCAAAAGACATCTTTTTTGCTGGATTGTCCTATTTTCAGAAGGATGAGTCTGTGAGCTCGATTTTTGATGGCTATGTGCACGACAAAACTTCTTTGAAGGACTTTTTcgatatttatgatatattcttGGAAAAGAAGCGTCAGAAAGAAGCTCTTGATGATTTTGAGTCAAGAGATTTGAGTCCCATATTGAAAACAAGGTGCTATTATGAGTTGCAACTTTCTCAATTGTATACAAAAGAGGTATTCAGAAAGTTCCAAGATGAGGTTGTGATGATGTCTTCTTGTTTCAACATAACCCAAATTCTTACAAATGGTACAATTGCGACATACACTGTCAAAGAAAGCGAGGGGGGAGAAATTATGAGGGATGTCAGGAACTTCGAAGTAGTATATGACAAAACAGGCGCAGAAATTCGCTGCATTTGCAGCTGTTTCAATTTCAAAGGCTTCTTATGTCGACATGCCTTGTGCGTACTCAATTATAATGGCGTTGAAGAAATCCCATTTCAGTATTTGTTACCGCGATGGAGGAAGGATTTTAAGCGGTTGTATGTACCGGATTTCGGGTCTAATAATGTTGATATAACAAACCCAGTTCAGTGGTTTGATCATTTGTACAAACGAGCAATGCAAGTGGTTGAGGAAGGTATGAATTCTCAAGATCACTATATGGTTGCTTGGCAAGCATTTAAGGAGTCTTTGAATAAGGTTCGTCTTGTAGCAGACAAACATGTATAG
- the LOC115707875 gene encoding uncharacterized protein LOC115707875: MKKFIVKAVGSFTSHLGISKALTATTTRETMAVAWPLLPPPLNSSSSSPITIRPTSTTSKPQLLFTNRTQSSKSKRGTVLITNATPNKNDNDNDKDSDSPAFNPFGFVTDNPSSRSAIQIEESPAEAGNVGQMLYRTEYKGKEYGSTIKSGKLRWFVRETGSVDSRRGTIVFLHGAPTQSFSYRNVMSQLSDLGFHCFAPDWIGFGFSDKPQPGYGFDYTEKEFHDGLDNLLDVLGVKSPFYLVVQGFLVGSYGLTWALKNPSRISKLAILNSPLTASSPVPGLFQQLRIPFFGEFTCQNAIMAERFIEAGSAYVLKLEKADVYRLPYLSSGGPGFALLEAARKVNFKSILTQIEDGFASERWDAPILVAWGLSDKYLPQSIAEEFQKRNPSVKLKLIEGAGHMPQEDWPEKIVDALRAFF; this comes from the exons ATGAAAAAGTTTATAGTTAAAGCCGTTGGCTCTTTCACTTCCCACCTCGGAATCTCTAAAGCTCTTACAGCCACAACAACCAGAGAAACAATGGCTGTGGCTTGGCctcttcttcctcctcctctCAATTCTTCCTCCAGTTCTCCAATTACGATCCGACCCACCTCCACAACTTCAAAACCCCAACTGCTATTCACGAATCGCACACAAAGTAGTAAAAGTAAACGAGGAACCGTGCTCATAACCAACGCCACGCCCAACAAAAACGACAATGATAACGATAAAGACTCCGATTCACCGGCTTTCAACCCTTTTGGATTCGTTACCGATAATCCCTCGAGTCGAAGTGCCATTCAGATCGAGGAGAGCCCAGCAGAGGCTGGCAATGTCGGCCAAATGCTCTAT AGGACAGAATATAAAGGGAAGGAATATGGTTCCACAATCAAATCTGGAAAATTGAGATGGTTTGTCAGAGAAACAg GGTCGGTTGATAGCCGAAGAGGAACTATTGTCTTCCTTCATGGGGCTCCAACACAGTCCTTTAGCTACAGAAATGTCATGTCTCAG TTGTCAGATCTTGGATTTCATTGCTTTGCACCTGATTGGATAGGATTTGGTTTCAGTGATAAGCCACAGCCgggttatggatttgattaCACAG AGAAAGAGTTCCATGATGGACTTGACAATTTGCTTGATGTACTTGGTGTCAAATCTCCTTTCTATCTAGTTGTTCAG GGGTTTCTTGTTGGTTCATATGGATTGACATGGGCCTTGAAAAATCCAAGCAGAATATCAAAGCTGGCGATTTTGAATAGTCCATTGACTGCTTCATCTCCCGTTCCAGGATTGTTCCAGCAACTAAG AATCCCCTTCTTTGGTGAGTTTACTTGCCAGAATGCTATTATGGCGGAGCGCTTTATTGAAGCAGGTAGCGC ATATGTCTTAAAGCTGGAAAAGGCTGATGTCTATCGGTTACCATACTTGTCAAGTGGTGGACCTGGTTTTG CTTTGCTTGAAGCTGCAAGGAAAGTTAATTTCAAAAGTATCTTAACCCAAATAGAAGACGGTTTCGCATCTGAAAG ATGGGATGCACCAATATTAGTTGCATGGGGATTATCAGACAAGTATCTGCCTCAATCTATTGCAGAAGAATTTCAGAAAAGAAACCCTTCTGTCAAACTTAAGTTGATAGAAGGTGCAGGGCACATGCCTCAGGAGGACTG GCCCGAGAAAATTGTTGATGCTCTAAGAGCATTTTTCTGA